In Gimesia panareensis, the genomic window GCTCACGCCTGGAAGATCCGCTGGCGCCGGGCTGGAATCCGCGTTGGGATCTCTGGGCTCAATTTGAACAGATGGATTTCCAGGCCGGCAAACAGACACTGATCGCGGGAGGAGAGTTTTCTCTCAAACAAAAACTGGCCTTTCTGAGGGACATCCATGGGCCAGCAGCCCGAGCTGGCATGGCGCGCATTGACGCATTGTTCGTCAACCACACCGTCGCCGCGTTTGCCTACGGTCTACAGTACGCTGCAGATACCGATTACCTGGCGCTGGGGCGTATGCCTGGTACATCACCAGAGACGCTCACAACCTTGCTCTCACAGATGATCCGGCAGTCCATCCAGGATGGAGAACCGGCCCTGAATCTGGGATTAGTCGGGCTGCCTTCTGCAGGCCTGTGGACAAATCAAATCCTGAAAAGCTATCGCTGCTCGCATTTTCCGCTGACTGCTCCCCGGACACAGTTACTGCGTTTGAACCGCTGGTTACAGAAACCGGCGCCCAGGCCGAAAGTCTCTCAAACAGAGGCTGTCCCGCCAGTGACAGAAACCAGAGAAACGCAGCCCAGTATCGAACTGGCAGCCGTGGCGCCTGATGACTGGCCAGTCGAACAACCAGTCCCGACACACACGAGTTCGGAGCGTCCCCCTTTCCGCATTGTCGGCTGAGGTCTTTGCAGAGTCCGGAAATCTGTTCTCACTCTGCGTTAGGGGCAAATTTCACGACCATCAGGGTGCGGTCGTCACCATCGTTGCCCCCTTCGAGGTGTTGCTGCAGTTTCGACCAAATGCCCTTCATCACCTCTTCTGCGGTATCTTCAATGTGATTTTCCAGAACCTTCATGATGCCATCGGAGCGGAACATTTTCCGTTCGCTGCTCATCGCTTCGCTGATGCCGTCACTGAACCCGACGATGATATCATTCTTACAGATGGGGATGACGGAATAGTCATAATCATTGGATTCCGTGACCCCCAGCAACATACCGTGCGAAGTCAGGGTCGTGATCTTCCCTTTATGCACCCAGAACGGAGCGGGATGCCCCGCATTGGTGTAAGTAAACGTCCGAGCCCGAGTGTCGATCACCCCATACATCATGCTCATGAACTGGTGAGGCAGTGACGTATGATACAGAGCCGTATTGATCCGACCGATGACGTGCCGTGTATCTTTGGCCTGTTCGATCGGTCCCTCGGTCAAGGTACGCAAGGCTCCGCGGACTGAAGCCATCACGACTGCAGCCGGGATACTGTCCCCTGAAGCATCGCCCAGCGCAAAACAGGTCACATACGGAGACAGAGAGATGAATTCGCAGAGATCGCCCCCCACTTCGTGATGGCTGATCGACTGGACCGCAGCCTGAAATTCTCGATCCCAGTCAGGCTCACGCGCCAGCTCCACGGGAAAGGATTCCGAAATCACCTTGAGTTCTTTTTTGAGGCGCAGCTGATTCTGACTTTCCTTGAGCAGAACGGCCCGTTCCAGGATGGTACTGACCTGGGCACCAATCGATTTCAGAATATGAATATCACGTTCATTCAGATGGCGTGCCCGGCGATCATAGGCCCACAATGTTCCAAAAGGCCCCGTCTCAGACTGCACGGAAACACAGACTCCCGTCAGGCATCCTTCAGGCAACCAGCGGGCCAGTTCCGGACTCTCCTGTCGATGCACGATCAGGGCTTCATTGGAAAAGGCTTCCAGATCAGGGGGAGATTCTTTGAGTTTTCGACGATGGAAGGGAATTTCGAACGAATGCAGGCAATATTGTACGCGAAGCGAGAGTTGATTGGATTCCGAATTCAACAGGAAAAAACCGGCAGCACGAAACCCGGTCAGCTGCAGCGCTGCTTCCAGCAGTTTCTGTAATGCATCCTGCAGGCCCTCCTGCCGGGTGACCGACAGGCCGACATCCATCAATGTCGTGACTTCACGGTTTTTGAGCTCCAGTGAAGAGCCCATGGTCTCGATCCGGGAAATCAGTCCCCCCACCAGTTCTGCCAGCTTGATTGCCGTCACAAACATGTGGTCATTCGCAGTCTCGTGGGGCAACGTCAGGTAAAGATATCCCAGAGTCTGCTTGCCGTCTTCGATCGATTCATACCAGCAGTACTTGGCATTCTGACAGAGCTCGGCTTCCAGGGACTTTCGCTCGCCGGGCTTGGCAGGCGTAAAATGCAGCGGCCAGCCAGTAATCTCCGTAAACTGATCACACAGACCATGAATCCATTCCAGGGGTTGTGCGGTGAGTACCTGTTCCATTACACCTGATCCAAGACGCCGAAACTGAGTTGAGTCGTTCAAGCATAGAATGCTCCTTCATCCTGTATCGTCCGCCTGAGCCCCAATAGCTTGACGCGCGTCTGACGGTAACGGTTAGAGCGGTTATAGAGAGCGAATTCACCTCAGAATCCGGAAATTATCCTGTTCGATTGAACTTGAGGCAAACCGAAAACGCTTAGCGGTAGCGTTCGATGATCGCACACCCGCAGGAATCACTCCAGACATTCACGGATGTGCGGCACATGTCCAGTACACGGTCAACAGCGATGATCACGCCCTGAGCTTCGAGAGGCAATCCTACTGCCTGCAGAACAATCGCCATCATCACCAGGCCGGCATGCGGAATCCCGGCGGCACCGATACTTGCCAGCAGCGCGGTAATCGCCACCAGGATCTGCTGCTGGACCGGCAATACTTCACCGGTATAAGCCTGAGCAATAAACAGCACCGCGACTGCTTCATAAAGTGCTGTCCCATCCATATTTATGGTGGCCCCCAGGGGCAGAACAAAGGAACTGACCTCGTTGGAGACCCCGGCATTCTCTTCGACGCAGCTGATTGTCAGCGGCAGGGTTCCGTTCGAAGACGCTGTCGAGAAAGCGGTCATCAATGCCGGCCCCATCGCGCGGGCGAATTCCAGTGGAGAACGCCGCGCAATGAATTTCAGCAGACAGGGTAGAATCACAGTCGCATGTATCAGCAAAGCGAGCAGTACCGCGACCATATACCAGCTGAGCGTCTTGAAGATCTCAATGCCCTGTGAGGAAACGGCATAAACCATAAAGGCCAACACGCCAATCGGGGCCAGACTGATGATAAACATCGTCATCCGCATCATGACTTCAAATCCCGCCTGGAAAATATCAGTCAGGGTTTTGGCATGCTTGCCCCCCACGAGAATGATGAAAATCCCGGACAGGATGCTGAATGAAATGATCGAAAGAAACTCCCCTTCCCCCAGTGAGTGAATAATATTGGTGGGAATCAGCCGATCGACCATATCCACAAAGATCGAGCCAATCGATTCCTGTCCTGAAGAAAGCGATCCGTTCCCCCCGGGAAGTTCTGCCCCGATCCCCGGACGGATCAGGTTCACGACAAAAATCCCGGTGAAGATGGCCAGCAGGCTGGTCGAGAGGTAATACAACAGTGTCCGCGAGAACATGGCTCCAAAGCGGGTCGCGTTTCCCAGGCTCGCAATCCCGGTGATCAGTGAGGTTACAATCAGGGGGATAGTCACCATCTTGAGCAGGCGCAGGAACAGGTCCCCGACCCACTTGGAAATCGCCATCACTTTCTGAGAAATCGTATTTCCGAACAGTTCATATTCCGTTTTCCATTGCGGATATTTCGCGACCAGTTCTTCGCCGTTCGCCGCGGTATATGTAGTGACCGTGATTTTTTTATTCACGGTTCGGGTATACGTCAGATGAACTTCGCGTGCCGAGTCCACGATATGAATCATCCGCCCACTGACTTCAATGGTCTGGGGTTCTTTCAGGTCGCCAGACACAAACAGTTTTTTCAGTTCAGGATACCTTTTCACCAGCGCATCGCGGTCGGGGAACTGATACGTCTGCTGATCGTGGTCCTGCTCCTCCTGGACTACCTGATAGCCACCACCTTGCGGGCTGACGGTCAGCGTCAGGGCTGCCAACTGAGTTTCCCCGGGATTAAACAGAAAACCTAGAACGGTCCCGGCGATTAACGCGATGAGGATCTGGTAATGCAGCGGCAGGTTCTTCATGAAACACCAACTTCCCGATTTCAACATGACTATGACTCACCAGACCACTGTCAGCATGCCCGCGTCTGTCGAACAGCAATGCTCGATACAGATCGAACCCGAACCGGAGGACCGAAGTCGATCCTCCGGCGGGTCCGGAAATACCTGATTTTAGTGGTTTTAACCCCGATATTCTTTCTTTGTCTCGGGTTTAGCTGCGAGCGCAATCGCATTCGAATGGCAGCCAGGCTCCATTTTCCTTGCTGCTGGCTACCGACTGCTGAATGAAGAACATTCCTTCCACACCATCATAGACGTTGGGATAGATCGTGTTTTTCGGTTCAAACGATTCACCGGTAATCCGCTGAATCATCGCATCAAAGGCTGAACGGTAAATGTTGGCAAACGCTTCAAAGAAGGCTTCCGGATGACCGGCGGGCAGACGACAGGCAGCCGCCCCTCCCTCATTCATGAACGGAGCGTTGGGATCACGGGTGTAAATT contains:
- a CDS encoding GNAT family N-acetyltransferase, coding for MITVAEINDIDRIDHFRLAWRALLGKTKGATFAHSPEWLEQYWAHFGKDLKLRVLLVTLRNKIIGIVPLVVKPVSTPLGTLRVLTYPLDSWGTFFGQIGGNPAATMVTALRHIRSSRRDWDLIDLRYIDQDGHDHRRTSNALKSVGYQGSPAIWRRLSMVNTSDTSWIEYLASRSPETRNRIEQAEEITAQSGHVSFYRSRLEDPLAPGWNPRWDLWAQFEQMDFQAGKQTLIAGGEFSLKQKLAFLRDIHGPAARAGMARIDALFVNHTVAAFAYGLQYAADTDYLALGRMPGTSPETLTTLLSQMIRQSIQDGEPALNLGLVGLPSAGLWTNQILKSYRCSHFPLTAPRTQLLRLNRWLQKPAPRPKVSQTEAVPPVTETRETQPSIELAAVAPDDWPVEQPVPTHTSSERPPFRIVG
- a CDS encoding PP2C family protein-serine/threonine phosphatase; the protein is MEQVLTAQPLEWIHGLCDQFTEITGWPLHFTPAKPGERKSLEAELCQNAKYCWYESIEDGKQTLGYLYLTLPHETANDHMFVTAIKLAELVGGLISRIETMGSSLELKNREVTTLMDVGLSVTRQEGLQDALQKLLEAALQLTGFRAAGFFLLNSESNQLSLRVQYCLHSFEIPFHRRKLKESPPDLEAFSNEALIVHRQESPELARWLPEGCLTGVCVSVQSETGPFGTLWAYDRRARHLNERDIHILKSIGAQVSTILERAVLLKESQNQLRLKKELKVISESFPVELAREPDWDREFQAAVQSISHHEVGGDLCEFISLSPYVTCFALGDASGDSIPAAVVMASVRGALRTLTEGPIEQAKDTRHVIGRINTALYHTSLPHQFMSMMYGVIDTRARTFTYTNAGHPAPFWVHKGKITTLTSHGMLLGVTESNDYDYSVIPICKNDIIVGFSDGISEAMSSERKMFRSDGIMKVLENHIEDTAEEVMKGIWSKLQQHLEGGNDGDDRTLMVVKFAPNAE
- a CDS encoding dicarboxylate/amino acid:cation symporter; translation: MKNLPLHYQILIALIAGTVLGFLFNPGETQLAALTLTVSPQGGGYQVVQEEQDHDQQTYQFPDRDALVKRYPELKKLFVSGDLKEPQTIEVSGRMIHIVDSAREVHLTYTRTVNKKITVTTYTAANGEELVAKYPQWKTEYELFGNTISQKVMAISKWVGDLFLRLLKMVTIPLIVTSLITGIASLGNATRFGAMFSRTLLYYLSTSLLAIFTGIFVVNLIRPGIGAELPGGNGSLSSGQESIGSIFVDMVDRLIPTNIIHSLGEGEFLSIISFSILSGIFIILVGGKHAKTLTDIFQAGFEVMMRMTMFIISLAPIGVLAFMVYAVSSQGIEIFKTLSWYMVAVLLALLIHATVILPCLLKFIARRSPLEFARAMGPALMTAFSTASSNGTLPLTISCVEENAGVSNEVSSFVLPLGATINMDGTALYEAVAVLFIAQAYTGEVLPVQQQILVAITALLASIGAAGIPHAGLVMMAIVLQAVGLPLEAQGVIIAVDRVLDMCRTSVNVWSDSCGCAIIERYR